The window GAGATCTACGCGGGCAACATCGCCATGTTCATCGCCATCTACACGGTGGGCGCCTGGTCGCCGAACCGACGCCGGGCGATGTGGACGCGCATCGGCATCATCGCCGGGATGGCGGTGTGGCTGACGGTGACGATGTTCGTCGATGCGACGAGCGACATCGAGATCGAGGGCGTCTCGCGCGCGGGCGCCTTCTCGCCCTATGTCGCCTCGATGCTGCTGACGCTCCTGATCAACGCCCTCTACTTCGGCGGCGCGTACTTCTTCGGCGAGCGCACCTGGGCGAGCAGGCAACAGCGCGCGCTGCTCGAGGAGCGCACGGCGGAGCTCGAACGCGAACGCGAACGCAGCGCCGAGCAGGCGGTGGCGCTGGAGCGGGTGCGGCTCGCCCGCGAGCTGCACGACGTCGTCGCACACCACGTCTCCCTCATGGGTGTGCAGGCGGGCGCGGCACGCATGATGATGAACAAGGATCCGCAGGCGTCGGGCGAGACGCTGGCGCGCGTGGAGGAATCGGCGCGCTCAGCGCTGAGCGAATTGCGGCATCTGCTCGAGACGCTTCGAACCCCCGGCGACACCAACGAGGAGACATCCGTCGGCCTGGAAGGGCTCGAGAAGCTGGTCGCCGAGGCGAGCGCGGCGGGGGTCGCCTCGCAGCTGCGCATCATCGGAGAGGAGCGCGACGTGCCCGATACGGTCCAGGTCAACCTGTACCGGATCGCGCAGGAGGCGCTCACCAACGCCCGTCGTCACGCCGGCCCCGGCGCACGCGCCGACGTGCGCCTGCGCTACGCCCCCGAAGGGGTGGAGCTGGAGGTCGCCAACACCGGACGGCCGGTGGCCGAGATCACCCCGGGAATGGGCCTGATAGGGATGCGGGAGCGCGCCGCCGCATCCGGAGGCACGATCGAGGCGGCACCCCGATCCAGTGGAGGATTCGTCGTGCGCGTTCGCGTTCCCCTCAGCCCGCTCGTCACGGCGGACGCCCGGTGAGCGGCCGCATCCGGGTCGTCCTCGCCGATGACCACGCCATGATGCGGGCGGGCTTTCGCACCATCCTGACCCTCGACGATCGCATCGAGGTCGTCGGCGAGGCGGGCACCGGTGCCGAGGCGATCGCGCAGGCCCGCGCCCTGCGACCCGACGTCGTCTGCATGGATGTGCAGATGCCCGACCTCGACGGGCTGGAGGCGACCCGGCGGATCATCGCCGATCCCGACATCCCCTCCGCCGTGCTGGTGGTGACGACCTTCGACCGCGACGACTACCTATTCGCCGCGCTCGACGCCGGCGCCAGCGGGTTCCTCCTGAAGAACGCCGGCCCTGAGGAGCTGACAGCCGCGGTGCGGGTCGTCGCCGCCGGCGACGCTCTGCTCGCCCCGGAGGTCACCCGGCGCGTCATCGCCCGGTTCGCGAACCCCGCGGTCGCGGCATCCGCTCCCGAACCGCTGCCGGTCTCGAGTCCGCTGACCGAACGCGAGGAGGAGGTGCTCCGTCTCATGGCGGATGCACTCTCCAACGGTGAGATCGCCGAGCGACTGTACATCGGCGAGGCGACGGTGAAGACCCACGTGTCCAAC is drawn from Microbacterium binotii and contains these coding sequences:
- a CDS encoding sensor histidine kinase, which translates into the protein MLPLTPAQQRGDLLLAAAMCIGALISAALSSVAGIYGEHQGSMAAAVVYAFVLAVPLAVRRRWPATVAVVVCAAYFAAVTLRVPEIYAGNIAMFIAIYTVGAWSPNRRRAMWTRIGIIAGMAVWLTVTMFVDATSDIEIEGVSRAGAFSPYVASMLLTLLINALYFGGAYFFGERTWASRQQRALLEERTAELERERERSAEQAVALERVRLARELHDVVAHHVSLMGVQAGAARMMMNKDPQASGETLARVEESARSALSELRHLLETLRTPGDTNEETSVGLEGLEKLVAEASAAGVASQLRIIGEERDVPDTVQVNLYRIAQEALTNARRHAGPGARADVRLRYAPEGVELEVANTGRPVAEITPGMGLIGMRERAAASGGTIEAAPRSSGGFVVRVRVPLSPLVTADAR
- a CDS encoding response regulator, which produces MSGRIRVVLADDHAMMRAGFRTILTLDDRIEVVGEAGTGAEAIAQARALRPDVVCMDVQMPDLDGLEATRRIIADPDIPSAVLVVTTFDRDDYLFAALDAGASGFLLKNAGPEELTAAVRVVAAGDALLAPEVTRRVIARFANPAVAASAPEPLPVSSPLTEREEEVLRLMADALSNGEIAERLYIGEATVKTHVSNVLAKLGARDRVQAVVLAHRHGLA